A single genomic interval of Kosmotoga arenicorallina S304 harbors:
- a CDS encoding [Fe-Fe] hydrogenase large subunit C-terminal domain-containing protein, producing MGEFIYSIDANCQYCYKCLRNCQVKAISFNSGKSRILEEECILCGNCLEICPQKAKNYRRHVEKFKEFFEAPFMVSVAPSFFAHFDYPFKVIGFLKSHGATVVNETAVGADLVSERYKKLSENLKKPVITTACPVVVDFAEMYYPELSGYLASVVSPAVAHQRFLKKHFGDLKTIFLGPCIAKKRELEGIFDLVLTFEELNEFFESEDLHIENFTERFPDPPFPENGRLYPMNNGINQSVTRNFSQHLSIEGIRNVAWFFENFSSYNEPLFIELSACYGSCLEGPAIRKDLSILEKRNRIFRHKKVLDALTGKRISSYSYHLNLKRETKSRPSKREYPESAIQEVLLSIGKDDPSKELNCGACGYNTCREKAAAVLQGKAEKEMCITYLIDKVSSVSNLVVEETPNIILIYKDNQILYKNRVARNFFKNLSDSSLLEIARKCEKSRENIFDLLVAGKSKRFFVKTFELPEDSGNVVILVDMTKEKEQEERIKMLKKESLEKIEDVLSKQMMLAQEIAGLLGESIAEAKSHFMDFRKFVEDK from the coding sequence ATGGGTGAGTTCATTTATTCAATCGATGCCAACTGCCAGTATTGCTATAAATGCCTGAGAAACTGCCAGGTTAAAGCAATAAGCTTTAATAGCGGAAAATCACGTATTCTTGAAGAAGAATGCATTCTCTGTGGAAACTGCTTAGAAATATGTCCTCAAAAAGCCAAGAATTACCGCAGGCATGTAGAAAAATTCAAGGAGTTCTTTGAAGCTCCTTTTATGGTATCAGTAGCTCCTTCTTTCTTTGCACATTTTGATTATCCCTTCAAAGTTATTGGATTTCTCAAATCCCATGGTGCAACGGTGGTCAATGAAACAGCGGTTGGTGCAGATCTTGTCTCTGAGAGATATAAGAAACTTTCTGAAAACTTAAAAAAACCTGTTATAACAACAGCCTGTCCCGTTGTTGTTGATTTTGCTGAGATGTATTATCCCGAACTTTCAGGTTATCTTGCTTCTGTCGTTTCACCCGCTGTTGCTCACCAAAGATTTCTGAAAAAGCATTTTGGAGATCTTAAAACAATCTTTTTGGGGCCATGTATAGCCAAAAAGAGGGAACTTGAAGGGATTTTTGATCTGGTTCTAACCTTTGAAGAATTGAACGAGTTTTTCGAGTCAGAAGATCTACATATTGAAAATTTCACCGAAAGATTTCCTGACCCGCCATTTCCCGAAAACGGCAGGCTCTATCCAATGAATAACGGGATAAATCAATCTGTAACCAGAAATTTCAGCCAGCATTTATCGATTGAAGGAATCAGAAATGTCGCATGGTTTTTTGAAAACTTCTCTTCGTATAATGAACCTCTGTTTATAGAACTGTCAGCCTGTTATGGAAGCTGTTTAGAAGGGCCTGCGATCAGGAAAGATTTGAGCATTCTCGAAAAGAGAAATCGTATTTTTCGCCACAAAAAAGTGCTGGATGCACTTACCGGAAAAAGAATCAGTTCTTATTCATATCATCTCAACCTGAAAAGGGAAACGAAATCGAGGCCGAGCAAAAGAGAATATCCTGAATCGGCGATTCAAGAAGTGCTCCTCTCCATAGGTAAAGATGACCCGTCCAAGGAACTCAATTGCGGAGCTTGTGGATACAATACATGCAGAGAGAAAGCTGCCGCCGTTTTGCAGGGAAAAGCTGAAAAGGAAATGTGTATCACCTATTTGATTGATAAAGTATCATCTGTAAGCAACCTCGTTGTGGAAGAGACCCCAAACATCATCCTCATTTATAAAGACAACCAGATTCTTTATAAAAACCGTGTGGCAAGAAATTTCTTTAAAAACCTGTCTGACAGCTCCTTGCTGGAAATAGCCAGAAAATGTGAAAAATCCAGGGAAAATATCTTTGATTTATTGGTTGCGGGAAAGAGTAAGAGATTTTTCGTTAAAACTTTTGAATTGCCAGAAGACAGCGGAAATGTCGTCATACTCGTCGATATGACGAAAGAAAAGGAACAAGAAGAGCGGATTAAAATGCTGAAAAAGGAATCCCTTGAAAAGATTGAAGATGTATTGAGCAAGCAGATGATGCTGGCACAGGAAATAGCTGGCTTGCTTGGGGAGTCTATTGCCGAAGCAAAAAGCCATTTCATGGATTTCAGGAAATTTGTGGAGGATAAATGA
- a CDS encoding (2Fe-2S) ferredoxin domain-containing protein codes for MVVKICMGSSCHLKGSYKVVQKLKELQKELPELQLVGSLCFGNCMNGINIEIDGEIFSDIKAENVVETVKNYIKKRDEVNG; via the coding sequence ATGGTGGTTAAAATCTGCATGGGTAGTTCCTGCCATTTAAAAGGCTCATATAAAGTGGTCCAAAAACTGAAAGAACTCCAGAAAGAACTTCCTGAACTTCAACTTGTTGGCTCTCTTTGTTTCGGAAATTGTATGAACGGGATAAACATAGAAATAGATGGGGAAATTTTTTCAGATATAAAAGCAGAAAATGTGGTGGAAACGGTAAAGAACTACATTAAGAAAAGAGATGAGGTAAATGGGTGA
- a CDS encoding sugar phosphate isomerase/epimerase family protein: MKIGFHTDAFNSSVFSFEKALEWAKKNDVHYIESGVIEGVSWIHGLGYFPHISLTDDPLKTRKLMENYDVRFSQIDAAYPLSGNEGLYYGVAYVLKSIQWAKLVGCPNIATTDGLKKPVYLSEEKALELMKRAYSTIIEYAELYEININIEVHGYFTTNPELLEKMLNFVDSNRLGLNFDTGNSFIAGRDPVEFCKRFIDKIKHVHIKDVSKSLADSLRGKDTGIGISHSAVGEGVNSDNIKKILEILKDRGYDGTLSIECEGMGGPLIEKSLRWLRKTLEELGIPEEK, from the coding sequence ATGAAGATAGGATTTCATACTGATGCATTTAATTCTTCAGTTTTTAGTTTTGAGAAGGCTCTTGAATGGGCAAAAAAGAACGATGTTCATTATATCGAATCTGGTGTTATAGAAGGGGTTTCATGGATACATGGTCTTGGTTATTTTCCGCATATTTCGCTTACTGATGATCCACTAAAGACAAGAAAATTGATGGAAAATTATGATGTTCGCTTTTCTCAAATTGACGCAGCTTATCCACTCTCTGGAAACGAAGGGTTATATTATGGGGTTGCTTACGTTTTGAAATCAATCCAGTGGGCAAAGCTTGTTGGTTGCCCAAACATTGCTACAACTGACGGTCTGAAAAAACCGGTCTACCTCAGCGAAGAAAAAGCTCTTGAGCTAATGAAAAGAGCATATTCCACAATAATAGAATATGCCGAGCTTTATGAAATAAATATAAATATTGAAGTTCATGGTTATTTCACTACAAACCCGGAACTTCTTGAAAAAATGCTCAATTTTGTTGATAGCAATAGGTTAGGCCTAAATTTCGACACTGGTAATAGCTTTATTGCGGGAAGAGATCCTGTTGAATTTTGCAAGCGTTTTATTGATAAGATAAAACATGTTCACATAAAAGATGTCTCCAAAAGTTTAGCTGATTCTCTCAGAGGAAAAGACACAGGTATAGGAATTAGTCATTCCGCGGTTGGTGAAGGTGTAAATTCTGACAACATTAAAAAAATTCTTGAGATACTTAAAGATAGAGGTTACGATGGAACTTTAAGTATAGAGTGCGAAGGAATGGGCGGACCTCTTATAGAAAAATCTTTGCGATGGCTTCGCAAAACCCTCGAAGAGCTTGGAATACCAGAGGAAAAATAA
- a CDS encoding sugar phosphate isomerase/epimerase family protein, translated as MYKEQNFQIKNLKIREQYLTEKRKNPKKFMRRLDLSWSIWMFGIEPFENSLKRLKRNGLNFVEIKGDTSISIDEIKNALKEYDMRVSGACGLFPPSRDLSSTNQEIRENAIEYLKNLTKYVSEVGGRYIIVVPSAVGRNSAIDSEEFSRSVQTLKRCSEYFDKNDVVGAIEPIRSAEVSLIHTVDDALEYINAVNESSFSYINGDIYHMLNEEKHIGEAILKCGERLINLHIADSNRDAPGKGMIDIDTVIMAAYIIGMNEPGRFLTFEPLGPYPDPYVLSSQKCMVDIMDNLVKESVAYFKERENIVRALQ; from the coding sequence GTGTACAAAGAACAGAATTTTCAGATTAAAAATCTTAAGATTCGCGAGCAGTATTTAACCGAGAAAAGAAAGAATCCCAAGAAATTTATGCGAAGATTAGACCTTTCATGGAGTATCTGGATGTTCGGAATTGAGCCCTTTGAAAATTCACTGAAAAGACTAAAAAGAAATGGGTTGAACTTCGTTGAAATAAAGGGCGATACATCAATAAGCATTGATGAAATTAAAAATGCTCTAAAAGAATATGACATGAGAGTTTCTGGTGCTTGTGGTTTGTTTCCGCCCAGTCGAGACCTTTCGAGCACCAACCAGGAAATAAGAGAAAACGCTATCGAATATCTGAAAAATTTAACAAAATACGTTTCAGAAGTTGGTGGAAGATATATCATAGTTGTTCCAAGCGCAGTCGGTAGAAATTCCGCAATTGATTCCGAAGAGTTCTCAAGAAGCGTTCAGACATTGAAGCGTTGTTCAGAGTATTTTGATAAAAATGATGTAGTTGGCGCTATTGAACCCATTCGCTCAGCTGAAGTAAGTCTTATACATACGGTAGATGATGCTCTTGAATATATTAATGCTGTCAATGAATCTTCATTCAGTTATATTAATGGAGATATTTATCATATGCTAAATGAAGAAAAACATATAGGTGAAGCAATACTGAAATGTGGAGAGAGGCTCATAAACCTTCATATAGCCGATAGCAACCGTGATGCTCCCGGAAAAGGAATGATAGACATCGATACTGTAATAATGGCAGCCTATATCATTGGTATGAACGAACCTGGCCGATTTCTTACCTTTGAACCTTTAGGCCCCTATCCTGATCCATACGTTCTATCAAGCCAAAAGTGCATGGTGGATATTATGGACAATTTAGTAAAAGAATCCGTTGCTTACTTCAAAGAGAGAGAGAATATTGTTCGAGCACTTCAATAA